One segment of Erigeron canadensis isolate Cc75 chromosome 2, C_canadensis_v1, whole genome shotgun sequence DNA contains the following:
- the LOC122589086 gene encoding zinc finger CCHC domain-containing protein 8-like gives MEDALDLSKDGADSIELPTSNGPGGENENVNNHNTTNQEPSDCEVKEAQLNGEIAVTNQSGHASAVSLTAMQVSVEVSSTIMETKVSEFAENGSTVQDGIHQINGSPITNSEIDAVSGIKRPRKSVDEQQASVHVTYNSITRESKRKLEEFLQKWSEWHARHPSKDPEVELESGEGTYFPALTVGPDKPSSVSFWIDGQPRNLQNKEIMALDNSSIPLYDRGYSFGLTSTDGSSNLDGGLELVDGARCFNCGSYNHALKECPKPRDNAAVNNARKEHKTKRNQNAMSRNPTRYYQDTPGGKFDGLRPGVLDSETKKLLGLGELDPPPWLNRMREIGYPPGYLDAEDEDEPSGIEIIGDEVVVVVKQETEDGEILDMDISPPHAASEPPKPELPKKMSVQFPGVNAPIPDNADEWRWGARAWKFDLPRNRSSDHRSYNSIERSSRSNYHEERWNRDYRDDGPPGVEPVSGSLPSSFSPRYPAYDSRGSSYGRSLHDRDRRSPLIRETSSSHDDDRWNPYSSDYLSHRNERHEDRHRRSWR, from the exons CATAATACTACTAACCAGGAACCTAGTGATTGTGAGGTCAAAGAAGCCCAGTTGAATGGGGAGATCGCGGTGACTAATCAATCCGGACATGCTTCAGCTGTTAGTTTGACTGCAATGCAAGTTAGTGTTGAAGTAAGTTCTACAATTATGGAAACTAAAGTTTCAGAATTTGCTGAAAATGGTTCCACAGTTCAAGATGGAATTCATCAGATAAATGGAAGTCCTATCACCAATAGTGAGATAGATG CTGTATCTGGTATTAAGAGACCCCGAAAATCTGTTGATGAACAGCAAGCTTCAGTCCATGTCACTTATAATTCAATTACAAG AGAGAGTAAACGGAAGCTTGAAGAGTTTTTACAGAAGTGGTCGGAATGGCATGCTCGACATCCTTCAAAG GATCCAGAGGTTGAGCTAGAATCTGGTGAAGGCACCTATTTTCCAGCTCTTACTGTTGGTCCGGACAAACCTTCTTCAGTG tCATTCTGGATTGATGGCCAACCTAGGAATTTACAGAACAAAGAAATTATGGCGTTGGATAACAGTTCAATCCCACTCTATGATCGTGGATATTCTTTTGGCTTAACATCGACAGATGGTTCGAGTAACCTGGATGG AGGTTTGGAACTAGTGGATGGTGCTCGCTGCTTCAATTGTGGCTCATACAACCATGCGCTTAAGGAATGCCCAAAGCCTCGTGATAATGCAGCTGTTAATAACGCTCGTAAAGAACACAAGACTAAGCGTAATCAGAATGCAATGTCTCGAAACCCGACGCGATACTATCAAGACACTCCTGGGGGCAAGTTTGATGGTTTAAGGCCAGGTGTGCTAGATTCTGAAACAAAAAAACTTCTGGGCCTTGGG GAGCTCGATCCACCTCCATGGCTTAACAGAATGCGAGAGATTGGTTACCCACCCGGATACCTAG ATGCAGAAGATGAGGATGAACCATCTGGGATTGAAATAATTGGTGacgaggtggtggtggtggttaagCAAGAAACAGAGGATGGTGAAATCCTTGATATGGATATCTCCCCTCCTCATGCTGCATCCGAGCCACCTAAACCCGAACTACCCAAGAAAATGAGCGTTCAGTTTCCAGGAGTGAATGCCCCAATTCCAGATAATGCTGATGAATGGCGATGGGGAGCAAGGGCTTGGAAGTTTGATTTACCTAGAAATAGATCATCTGACCATAGATCTTATAATTCAATAGAACGTTCAAGTAGATCTAATTATCATGAAGAAAGGTGGAATCGGGACTATAGAGATGACGGGCCACCTGGAGTTGAACCTGTTAGCGGTTCCTTGCCATCTAGCTTTTCACCCAGGTACCCTGCATATGATTCTAGAGGCTCAAGTTATGGCAGGTCTCTGCATGATAGAGACAGACGGAGCCCTTTGATTCGTGAAACAAGTTCGAGCCATGATGATGACCGTTGGAACCCTTACTCGTCAGACTATTTGTCTCACCGTAATGAGCGACATGAAGACCGCCATCGTCGTAGTTGGAGGTAA